One Cryptomeria japonica chromosome 9, Sugi_1.0, whole genome shotgun sequence genomic window carries:
- the LOC131052386 gene encoding protein ENHANCED DISEASE RESISTANCE 2, whose amino-acid sequence MSGPGFEPTTGPETEAPNWKEEVLQGGSLPRVELENGVNGWASPPGNSFHVRGPNYLVKKQKVPAGDWLLKPLGVDWVKSSSKLDHVLGRPDNRVMSALKRAIHDGKVSNAFIFAVNLQVPGREPHSAIFYYVTEDPIPPGSLFDRFIREDDNFRNSRFKIVNHIVKGPWIVKATVGNYAACLLGKALTCRYMRGQNYLEIDVDIGSSALASAICHLALGYTSCVTVDMGFLVESQEEQELPEKILGAVRIAQMEMGSAARVDSFVTDEREKVSGEAGSRFQRSKLGRGLSMLKNGHQKSLCKTGKVEAEEVEAEAK is encoded by the exons ATGTCTGGCCCGGGATTCGAACCCACGACCGGCCCTGAAACCGAAGCTCCTAACTGGAAGGAGGAGGTCCTGCAAGGAGGCTCCCTTCCCAGAGTGGAACTGGAAAATGGCGTCAATGGCTGGGCATCGCCCCCGGGAAACTCGTTTCATGTTAGGGGCCCGAATTACTTAGTCAAGAAGCAGAAAGTTCCGGCAGGAGATTGGCTTCTGAAGCCCCTCGGGGTTGATTGGGTGAAGTCCAGTTCGAAGCTCGACCATGTCTTGGGAAGGCCTGATAACAGAGTAATGTCTGCATTGAAGAGAGCCATTCATGACGGGAAAGTTTCGAATGCCTTTATTTTTGCCGTTAATTTACAGGTCCCAGGACGTGAGCCGCACAGTGCCATTTTTTACTATGTCACTGAGGATCCGATCCCGCCTGGGTCGCTCTTTGATCGGTTTATCCGCGAAGACGATAATTTCAGGAATTCCAG GTTCAAGATCGTGAATCACATCGTGAAGGGCCCCTGGATTGTCAAGGCCACAGTGGGGAATTATGCGGCATGCCTACTTGGGAAGGCGCTGACATGTCGCTACATGCGGGGACAGAACTATCTGGAGATTGATGTGGATATTGGTTCCAGTGCACTGGCCAGCGCGATTTGCCACCTGGCGTTAGGGTATACTAGTTGTGTGACGGTGGACATGGGGTTTTTGGTGGAATCCCAGGAGGAGCAGGAGCTGCCAGAGAAAATTTTGGGGGCTGTGAGGATTGCTCAGATGGAAATGGGATCTGCTGCAAGGGTGGACAGTTTTGTTACTGATGAGAGGGAAAAAGTTTCTGGTGAAGCTGGATCAAGGTTTCAGAGGAGCAAATTGGGGAGGGGTTTGTCAATGTTGAAAAATGGGCATCAGAAATCCCTCTGTAAGACTGGGAAGGTTGAGGCTGAGGAAGTTGAAGCCGAGGCCAAATAA